A single window of Athene noctua chromosome 1, bAthNoc1.hap1.1, whole genome shotgun sequence DNA harbors:
- the RPL31 gene encoding large ribosomal subunit protein eL31, which produces MAPAKKGGEKKKGRSAINEVVTREYTINIHKRIHGVGFKKRAPRALKEIRKFAMKEMGTPDVRIDTRLNKAVWAKGIRNVPYRIRVRLSRKRNEDEDSPNKLYTLVTYVPVTTFKGLQTVNVDEN; this is translated from the exons ATGGCTCCTGCAAAGAAAGGTGGTGAGAAGAAGAAGGGGCGCTCTGCCATCAACGAGGTGGTAACCAGGGAATATACCATCAACATTCACAAGCGGATCCATGGCGT GGGCTTCAAGAAACGGGCACCGCGTGCTCTCAAGGAAATCCGTAAATTTGCGATGAAGGAAATGGGTACTCCTGACGTTCGCATTGACACCAGATTGAACAAAGCAGTCTGGGCTAAAGGGATAAG GAATGTTCCTTACCGTATCCGTGTGCGTTTGTCCAGAAAGCGCAATGAGGATGAAGATTCACCAAACAAGCTATACACGCTGGTTACCTATGTACCAGTGACAACGTTCAAAG GTCTACAGACAGTGAATGTGGatgaaaattaa